In Alphaproteobacteria bacterium, a genomic segment contains:
- a CDS encoding monovalent cation/H(+) antiporter subunit G, whose translation MSALLEIWAGLAILTGAIVVGIAALGLIRLRDPFMRMHAATKAGVVGSGFVVYGAAWALGDGGVALDALIIGTLCVVFLLVTSPIASHALGRAAYISGAPIAAATVADALHGNLPRNLFDIAPQRTARGRRASPSLPAGATIMSAQEIRAPQDYPAPQSGRLRVLTLWLAGGDHQDAASEFALGLARAQGAKLAALSAVDPGFAERPQAVPVGGLAWSQWLGDRLRLQQRERAAKALADFDARAATAPVDAAARHAEGALETLLPLASGNDLLIVPAGIDRFGRKADGNDELAGTLSANGAGPVLRVQHHMPVRRVALLLAGTPACARLAAKLAATGLWQDAKIAVFAARDDAQSMAGVEAQTALLRAHGYDAVEADPIAADATREEIDRRLAGFDAAVMAALAIRRSVLDALREDANALLAARAGFVLLP comes from the coding sequence ATGAGCGCGCTTCTCGAAATCTGGGCGGGGCTCGCGATCCTTACCGGCGCGATCGTCGTCGGTATCGCCGCACTGGGCTTGATCCGGTTGCGCGACCCGTTCATGCGCATGCATGCCGCGACCAAAGCGGGCGTCGTGGGTTCGGGCTTCGTCGTCTACGGTGCCGCCTGGGCGCTCGGCGACGGCGGCGTGGCGCTCGACGCGCTGATCATCGGCACATTGTGCGTCGTCTTCCTGCTCGTCACCTCGCCCATCGCGTCGCATGCGCTGGGGCGTGCCGCCTATATCTCGGGTGCCCCCATCGCCGCGGCGACGGTCGCCGACGCGCTGCACGGCAATCTGCCCCGCAATCTTTTCGACATCGCCCCGCAACGCACGGCGCGCGGACGTCGCGCGTCCCCATCCCTTCCAGCCGGAGCCACGATCATGAGCGCCCAGGAAATTCGTGCACCGCAGGATTATCCGGCACCGCAATCCGGACGGTTGCGCGTGCTGACATTATGGCTGGCGGGCGGCGACCATCAGGACGCGGCGAGCGAGTTCGCCCTGGGCCTCGCGCGCGCGCAAGGCGCCAAGCTCGCCGCACTGTCCGCCGTCGATCCCGGCTTCGCCGAGCGTCCGCAAGCCGTACCGGTCGGCGGGCTCGCCTGGTCGCAATGGCTGGGCGACCGTTTGCGCCTGCAGCAGCGCGAACGCGCCGCCAAAGCATTGGCCGATTTCGATGCGCGCGCAGCGACGGCGCCGGTCGATGCCGCCGCGCGCCACGCGGAAGGCGCGCTGGAAACGCTGCTGCCGCTGGCTTCGGGCAACGATTTGCTGATCGTCCCGGCGGGGATCGACCGCTTCGGGCGCAAGGCTGACGGAAACGACGAACTCGCCGGAACGCTATCGGCCAACGGTGCGGGTCCCGTGCTGCGGGTCCAACACCATATGCCGGTTCGTCGCGTCGCCTTGCTGCTCGCCGGAACGCCGGCTTGCGCGCGGTTGGCCGCGAAGCTTGCGGCGACGGGACTATGGCAAGACGCGAAGATCGCCGTTTTCGCCGCGCGCGACGACGCGCAGAGCATGGCGGGAGTGGAAGCGCAAACGGCGCTGCTGCGCGCGCATGGCTACGACGCCGTCGAGGCCGATCCGATCGCGGCCGATGCGACGCGCGAGGAGATCGACCGGCGTCTTGCCGGCTTCGATGCGGCCGTCATGGCGGCGCTCGCCATCCGTCGGTCCGTGCTGGATGCGCTGCGCGAGGATGCGAACGCCCTGCTGGCGGCGCGCGCGGGATTCGTCTTGTTGCCTTGA
- a CDS encoding Na+/H+ antiporter subunit E, protein MSKAIAWMQVALVFAVELVKSTWATILAVIGPPDRLRPAILAVPLDVKSPGGIVLFADMVTLTPGTTSLDVSPDGKTLYVHAIDAPDGQAAVDGMKAALEAQARKVLP, encoded by the coding sequence ATGAGCAAAGCCATCGCCTGGATGCAAGTCGCGCTCGTCTTCGCGGTCGAGCTCGTCAAATCGACCTGGGCAACGATCCTCGCCGTGATCGGCCCGCCGGACCGCTTGCGGCCCGCGATCCTCGCCGTGCCGCTCGACGTCAAATCGCCCGGCGGCATCGTGCTGTTCGCCGACATGGTGACGCTGACGCCCGGCACGACCAGTCTCGACGTCTCGCCCGACGGGAAGACGCTCTATGTCCACGCCATCGATGCGCCCGACGGACAAGCGGCGGTCGACGGCATGAAAGCCGCGCTCGAGGCGCAGGCGCGCAAGGTGTTGCCATGA
- a CDS encoding Na+/H+ antiporter subunit D: MLLIVAPLLIPLFAAAVTALLRTRIAAQRIVGVGASASLLAASLMLVVHTADGSILVAQMGDWPAPFGIALVVDAFSAIMLAIAGLMALSVSIYAMGPDAAARDRAGFQPLFHSLMLGVCGAFVAGDIFNLYVWFEVMLIASFGLLVLDRTRAQIDGGLRYVFLNLVGTTVFLMAVGLLYGQLGTLNFADLARVAPLAENQGLLAAIGVMFLVSFGAKAALFPLFNWLPAAYHTASMPVAAIFAGLLTKVGVYAILRLFALVYAHDVAFFGPIFAWVAAATMVFGVFGAAAHYDIRRILSFHIVSQIGYMIIGVALLTQAAIAAAILYIVHHIVVKANLFLVAGAIRRENGSFALGRCGGLWRTAPLLAIGFLIPALSLAGIPPLSGFWGKYAVVRAGIEAEAYWLAGVALFVGLLTLYSMIKIWNEAFWKAAPEATAPIAWTRGERIATYFPIALLCATTMTIGLWTEPFAALAETAAASLLDRDAYITAVLGNAGQIAEKAP; encoded by the coding sequence ATGCTGCTGATCGTCGCCCCCCTGCTGATCCCGCTATTCGCGGCCGCTGTGACGGCATTGCTGCGTACGCGCATCGCGGCGCAACGCATCGTCGGCGTCGGCGCATCGGCGTCGCTGCTCGCCGCGAGCCTGATGCTGGTCGTGCATACGGCCGACGGTTCGATCCTGGTCGCGCAAATGGGCGACTGGCCTGCCCCCTTCGGCATCGCGCTGGTCGTCGATGCTTTCTCCGCGATCATGCTGGCGATCGCCGGATTGATGGCGCTGTCCGTGTCGATCTACGCGATGGGGCCGGACGCGGCGGCGCGCGACCGCGCCGGGTTCCAGCCGCTGTTCCACAGTTTGATGCTCGGCGTGTGCGGCGCTTTCGTCGCGGGCGACATATTCAACCTCTATGTCTGGTTCGAGGTGATGCTGATCGCTTCGTTCGGCTTGCTGGTGCTCGACCGCACGCGCGCGCAGATCGATGGCGGGTTGCGCTACGTGTTCTTGAACCTGGTCGGGACGACGGTGTTCCTGATGGCGGTCGGGCTGCTGTACGGCCAGCTCGGCACGCTCAATTTCGCCGATCTGGCGCGCGTCGCACCGCTGGCCGAAAACCAGGGCCTGCTCGCGGCGATCGGGGTCATGTTCCTCGTGTCGTTCGGCGCAAAAGCGGCGCTGTTCCCGCTGTTCAACTGGCTGCCCGCGGCCTATCACACCGCGTCGATGCCGGTCGCGGCGATCTTCGCGGGCCTGCTGACCAAGGTCGGCGTCTACGCGATCTTGCGCCTGTTCGCGCTGGTCTACGCGCACGACGTCGCGTTCTTCGGGCCGATCTTCGCCTGGGTCGCCGCGGCGACGATGGTGTTCGGCGTGTTCGGCGCCGCCGCGCATTACGATATCCGCCGCATTCTGTCGTTCCACATCGTCAGCCAGATCGGCTACATGATCATCGGCGTGGCGCTGCTCACGCAGGCCGCGATCGCCGCCGCGATCCTCTATATCGTCCATCACATCGTCGTGAAGGCCAATCTGTTCCTGGTCGCGGGCGCGATACGGCGCGAGAACGGCAGCTTCGCGCTCGGCCGCTGCGGCGGCTTATGGCGCACGGCACCGCTCCTCGCGATCGGCTTTCTGATCCCCGCCTTGTCGCTCGCCGGCATTCCGCCGCTATCGGGATTCTGGGGGAAATACGCCGTCGTGCGCGCGGGCATCGAAGCCGAAGCCTATTGGCTCGCCGGCGTCGCGTTGTTCGTGGGCCTGCTCACGCTCTATTCGATGATCAAAATCTGGAACGAAGCGTTCTGGAAGGCCGCCCCCGAGGCGACGGCCCCGATCGCGTGGACGCGCGGCGAGCGCATCGCGACTTATTTTCCCATTGCGTTGCTTTGCGCGACGACGATGACGATCGGTCTTTGGACGGAGCCTTTCGCGGCCCTCGCCGAGACCGCCGCCGCTTCGCTGCTCGATCGCGACGCCTATATCACCGCTGTGCTCGGCAATGCCGGCCAGATCGCGGAGAAGGCGCCATGA
- a CDS encoding NADH-quinone oxidoreductase subunit K: MDPIVALAIGGLVSVGVYMFLAHDLPRVLIGFVLFGSAVNLTIFASGRLGATLPPFVAPGADVLEAGTANPLPQALILTAIVIGFGLTVFALMLVVRANAEFHSVDAADLDAAETPIEAAKKPAAPSAPAVKRAA; this comes from the coding sequence ATGGATCCGATCGTCGCCCTTGCCATCGGCGGGCTGGTATCCGTCGGCGTCTACATGTTCCTGGCGCATGATCTGCCGCGCGTGCTGATCGGCTTCGTGTTGTTCGGCTCGGCCGTCAATCTCACGATCTTCGCGAGCGGACGGCTTGGCGCGACCTTGCCGCCCTTCGTGGCGCCCGGTGCGGATGTGCTGGAAGCGGGCACGGCGAACCCGCTGCCCCAAGCGCTGATCCTTACCGCGATCGTGATCGGCTTCGGCTTGACCGTATTCGCATTGATGCTCGTCGTACGCGCCAACGCCGAGTTCCACAGCGTCGATGCCGCCGATTTGGACGCGGCCGAAACGCCGATCGAAGCGGCGAAGAAACCGGCGGCGCCAAGCGCGCCCGCCGTCAAGCGGGCGGCTTAG
- a CDS encoding Na(+)/H(+) antiporter subunit B (subunit B of antiporter complex involved in resistance to high concentrations of Na+, K+, Li+ and/or alkali) — MSASLILRVSAPMLLWLPLAASLYVLLRGHNEPGGGFIGGLLAGVGLIFHAIAFGAAPTRKLLRLAPTSYCAIGVLLAAASGIPALLGAAGPYLTHLWWFPDIGIVLPLGTTILFDAGVYITVVGTVATLFLSLMEEETL, encoded by the coding sequence ATGAGCGCCTCGCTGATCTTGCGCGTCTCGGCACCAATGTTGCTGTGGCTGCCGCTGGCCGCGTCGCTTTACGTGTTGCTGCGCGGCCATAACGAGCCGGGCGGCGGTTTCATCGGCGGCTTGCTCGCGGGCGTCGGCCTCATTTTTCACGCGATCGCGTTCGGTGCCGCGCCGACGCGCAAGCTGCTGCGTTTGGCGCCAACGAGCTATTGCGCCATCGGCGTGCTGCTCGCCGCCGCGAGCGGGATCCCCGCCTTGCTGGGCGCCGCCGGGCCCTATCTCACGCATCTCTGGTGGTTCCCGGATATCGGCATCGTGCTGCCGCTGGGCACCACGATCCTGTTCGACGCCGGCGTCTACATCACCGTCGTCGGCACGGTCGCCACGCTGTTCCTGTCGTTGATGGAAGAGGAAACGCTCTGA
- a CDS encoding DUF4040 domain-containing protein — MFSPVWLILIGTAATLAATRIPRAVAAPFGAASALALFAIALGYVGAIGDGAAVVAPFWSVPSLGIAGGLRVDGLSLVFLLLIAGIGALIFIYAHAYLAGDPRLRRLVVVLILFMTAMAGAVTADDIVVLFVFWELTSLASFFLVGYDHENPAARRAALQALLVTGAGGLALLGGLIPIALAAETTSLSGILAAREAVLAHPAAIPAMLLVIAGCFAKSAQVPLHFWLPNAMAAPTPVSAYLHSATMVKLGVYLLARFNPLYQDEALWQTILAGFGIATAATGMAMAFRETDLKRVLAQTTVAALGTLVMLIGIAPELSIAAAVTFLIVHAFYKAALFMVAGIVDHETGLRDASALRGLARAMPLTALAATLAAFSMSGLPPFVGFVAKELIYEAKLDLGPGAAALLGLGFLVNAATVAIAGIMSYRLFFGAPTPTPNKPHDPPAAMLAGPIILAVLGLIAGLLPALLGGAFVEPAAAAILGRPAAVPLKLWHGFNTVLLLSAATIVVGVALYLAWGPLVPRFKALRVVDRYAPAAAYERGLAALITFAETCTRNIQHGSLRGYLRTLFLVLAIATLATLILRGGAAWPAADNLTDPRLLLFAAMLIGAIATAMARTAIAAVLALGLVGFSIALIFLTFGAPDVAFTQFSVETLMVAILAAALLRLPLRRTDTRSARQKLGDASVALLVGLAVALVLASVLATPFDPRLSLWFGENSAAAAHGRNVVNVILVDFRALDTLGEITVLAIAAFAVAALLRKGAAK, encoded by the coding sequence ATGTTTTCGCCCGTTTGGCTCATTCTGATCGGCACCGCCGCCACGCTCGCCGCGACGCGCATCCCCCGTGCGGTCGCGGCACCGTTCGGTGCGGCCAGCGCCCTCGCCCTGTTCGCGATTGCGCTCGGCTATGTCGGCGCGATCGGCGATGGCGCCGCCGTCGTCGCTCCCTTCTGGTCCGTGCCTTCGCTCGGCATCGCCGGCGGCTTGCGCGTCGATGGATTGTCGCTGGTCTTCCTGCTGCTGATCGCCGGAATTGGCGCGCTGATCTTCATCTACGCGCATGCCTATCTGGCCGGCGATCCGCGCTTGCGCCGTCTTGTCGTGGTGCTGATCCTGTTCATGACCGCGATGGCGGGGGCCGTCACCGCCGACGATATCGTCGTGTTGTTCGTGTTCTGGGAATTGACGAGCCTCGCCTCGTTCTTCCTGGTCGGCTACGACCACGAAAACCCGGCCGCGCGGCGCGCGGCGCTGCAAGCGCTGCTGGTCACCGGTGCGGGCGGGCTCGCCCTATTGGGCGGCTTGATCCCGATCGCGCTCGCCGCCGAAACGACGAGCCTCTCCGGCATTCTCGCCGCGCGCGAGGCCGTCCTCGCCCATCCCGCCGCGATACCGGCGATGCTACTGGTGATCGCAGGCTGCTTCGCCAAATCCGCACAAGTACCGCTGCATTTCTGGCTACCCAACGCGATGGCGGCACCGACACCGGTCAGCGCCTATCTCCACTCGGCGACGATGGTGAAACTCGGCGTCTATCTGCTCGCGCGATTCAACCCGCTCTATCAGGATGAAGCGTTGTGGCAGACGATCCTCGCCGGATTCGGCATCGCGACGGCCGCCACCGGTATGGCAATGGCCTTCCGCGAGACCGATCTGAAGCGCGTGCTCGCCCAGACGACGGTCGCGGCACTGGGCACGCTGGTGATGCTGATCGGCATCGCGCCCGAGCTTTCCATCGCCGCTGCCGTCACGTTCCTGATCGTCCACGCCTTCTATAAGGCAGCGTTGTTCATGGTCGCGGGCATCGTCGACCACGAAACGGGTCTGCGCGATGCGAGCGCGCTGCGCGGCCTCGCCCGCGCCATGCCGTTGACGGCGCTGGCCGCCACGCTTGCCGCCTTCTCGATGAGCGGCCTGCCGCCTTTCGTCGGCTTCGTCGCGAAGGAACTGATCTACGAAGCCAAGCTCGATCTCGGCCCCGGCGCCGCGGCGCTGCTCGGCCTTGGCTTTCTGGTGAACGCCGCCACGGTCGCCATCGCCGGGATCATGTCCTATCGCCTGTTCTTCGGCGCGCCCACGCCCACACCCAACAAACCGCATGATCCGCCGGCGGCGATGCTGGCGGGCCCGATCATCCTCGCCGTTCTGGGGCTGATCGCCGGCCTGCTGCCCGCTTTGCTCGGCGGCGCTTTCGTCGAGCCCGCCGCCGCCGCGATCCTCGGGCGCCCCGCCGCCGTCCCGCTGAAGCTCTGGCACGGCTTCAATACCGTTTTGCTTCTGAGTGCGGCGACGATCGTCGTCGGCGTGGCGCTGTATCTCGCCTGGGGACCGCTCGTGCCGCGCTTCAAGGCGCTGCGCGTCGTCGACCGCTACGCGCCCGCCGCCGCCTATGAGCGCGGTCTTGCGGCACTGATCACCTTCGCGGAGACATGCACGCGCAACATCCAGCACGGCTCGTTGCGCGGCTATCTGCGTACGTTGTTCCTGGTGCTGGCGATCGCGACGCTTGCGACGCTGATTCTGCGCGGCGGTGCGGCGTGGCCGGCGGCCGATAATCTGACGGATCCACGTTTGCTGCTGTTCGCGGCGATGCTGATCGGTGCGATCGCCACCGCCATGGCGCGCACCGCCATCGCCGCCGTGCTGGCATTGGGCCTCGTCGGGTTCTCGATCGCGTTGATCTTCCTGACCTTCGGCGCGCCCGATGTCGCCTTCACCCAATTCTCGGTCGAGACGTTGATGGTCGCGATTCTGGCGGCGGCGTTGCTGCGCTTGCCCTTGCGCCGGACGGATACGCGCAGCGCCCGCCAGAAGCTCGGCGACGCAAGCGTGGCCTTGCTTGTCGGCCTCGCGGTCGCGCTGGTTCTGGCGAGCGTCCTCGCCACACCGTTCGATCCGCGCTTGTCGCTGTGGTTCGGCGAAAATTCCGCCGCCGCCGCGCATGGCCGCAACGTCGTCAACGTCATTCTGGTCGATTTCCGCGCGCTGGACACGCTGGGCGAGATCACCGTGCTGGCCATCGCCGCCTTCGCGGTCGCCGCATTGCTGCGCAAAGGAGCGGCGAAATGA
- a CDS encoding dihydrodipicolinate synthase family protein → MIYRGVFPVAPTVFDADGRLDLEGQKRCIDFMIDAGSHGICILANWSEQFALTDAERETVMDCVLKHNAGRVPIIVTTTHFSSDACAERSRRAQDAGASMVMIMPPYHGATIRAPEPAIYDFFKRVSDAITIPIMIQDAPVAGTPLSVPLLARMAREIANVSYFKIEVPQAANKLRALIAEGGAPIVGPWDGEEGITLLADLNAGATGTMPGGGYPDGIRAIFDPHAAGDRKAATEAYARWLPLINFENRQCGLAAAKVLMEAGGVFKSGATRRPQVQMHPATRAELLEIARSLDPLVLRWGK, encoded by the coding sequence ATGATCTATCGCGGCGTGTTTCCGGTGGCGCCCACCGTGTTCGATGCGGACGGGCGTTTGGACCTGGAAGGCCAAAAGCGCTGCATCGATTTCATGATCGATGCGGGCTCGCACGGAATCTGCATCCTCGCCAATTGGTCCGAACAATTCGCATTGACCGACGCCGAGCGCGAGACCGTGATGGATTGCGTGCTGAAGCACAACGCTGGCCGCGTGCCGATCATCGTGACCACGACGCATTTCTCGTCCGATGCTTGCGCCGAGCGCAGCCGCCGCGCGCAGGACGCGGGTGCATCGATGGTCATGATCATGCCGCCCTATCATGGTGCCACGATCCGAGCGCCCGAGCCCGCGATCTACGATTTCTTCAAGCGCGTGTCGGACGCGATCACGATCCCGATCATGATCCAGGACGCGCCCGTCGCGGGCACGCCGTTGTCGGTGCCCCTGCTCGCCCGCATGGCGCGCGAGATCGCGAATGTCAGCTACTTCAAGATCGAAGTGCCGCAAGCGGCCAACAAGTTGCGCGCGTTGATCGCCGAAGGCGGTGCACCCATCGTCGGGCCTTGGGACGGCGAGGAAGGCATCACGCTGCTTGCCGATCTCAACGCCGGTGCCACGGGCACGATGCCCGGCGGCGGCTACCCTGACGGTATTCGCGCGATCTTCGATCCGCACGCGGCGGGCGATCGCAAAGCGGCGACCGAAGCCTATGCGCGCTGGCTGCCGCTGATCAATTTCGAGAACCGGCAATGCGGGCTTGCGGCCGCCAAGGTGCTGATGGAAGCGGGCGGCGTGTTCAAGTCGGGCGCCACGCGCCGGCCGCAGGTGCAGATGCATCCGGCGACGCGCGCCGAACTTCTTGAGATCGCGCGCAGTCTCGACCCGCTCGTCCTACGCTGGGGGAAATAG
- a CDS encoding ABC transporter substrate-binding protein — protein MKSAARWLAAGVLAGSTFWGLIQPANAQGIPKDIPRNQLLILENPEGTVKNAAWFNIWAINANSQSNGLQQAALDTLWYIDPNSGIDGVWDNSLASEKPVYNANFTEMRVKLRRGIYWSDGVEFTSADVKFTVDMMVKTPGMRWSAVLANAVETVETPDAETVIFKLKRPNSRFHSLFTVRWNAIWIAPKHIFEKAEDPNKFAFEKPVSLSAYVLHSHDPDGKWYIWQRRSDWQRTSLARFGEPAPRYLAYVDPGPPDKRVIAQMNKELDVVHDIAPEGMFTLARQNPTSKAWFKGFPFGHPDPTLPSAIFNTQLDMFKNKDVRWALTLLVDIKAVSMASYRGAATISPIHVPPTGRHPETYHLAMQDWLADFEIDTGKRKIKPYDRTMARQIADSLRPSMGNQIPSDPKDIAKAFGTGWWKPDPQAATELLERAGFRKQGNQWLKPDGTPFVIRVVVEGDARPIMTRAGSMIAQSWRQFGIDARVDVAAGTLLTRRAAGDFDVILSWSVETWGGHQDLSFFMDSWHSAYVAPPGQSQPSRNWQRWSHPELDKIIEQIRGIDFDDPKGIELGKEFVKLATREMPVIPLMSYNVFTVADETYWTGFPTADNPYANPVPNWGNSRYMFVKIKPKQ, from the coding sequence ATGAAATCCGCCGCACGATGGCTTGCCGCCGGCGTTTTGGCAGGCTCGACGTTCTGGGGGCTGATTCAGCCCGCGAACGCCCAAGGCATTCCAAAAGACATTCCGCGCAATCAACTCCTGATTCTCGAAAACCCCGAGGGGACGGTCAAGAACGCGGCGTGGTTCAATATCTGGGCTATCAACGCCAACAGCCAATCCAACGGGTTGCAGCAGGCCGCGTTGGACACGCTGTGGTATATCGATCCGAATAGCGGTATCGACGGCGTGTGGGACAACTCCCTTGCGTCGGAGAAGCCCGTTTACAACGCGAACTTCACCGAGATGCGTGTGAAGTTGCGCCGCGGTATCTATTGGAGCGACGGCGTCGAGTTCACCTCGGCCGACGTGAAATTCACCGTCGATATGATGGTGAAGACGCCCGGCATGCGCTGGAGCGCCGTTCTCGCCAATGCGGTGGAAACGGTCGAAACGCCGGACGCCGAAACCGTGATCTTCAAGTTGAAGCGCCCGAATTCGCGCTTCCACTCGCTGTTCACCGTGCGCTGGAACGCGATCTGGATCGCGCCCAAGCATATCTTCGAGAAGGCCGAAGACCCCAACAAGTTCGCTTTCGAGAAGCCGGTTTCGCTGTCGGCCTATGTGCTGCACAGCCACGATCCGGACGGCAAATGGTATATCTGGCAGCGCCGCTCGGATTGGCAGCGCACGTCGTTGGCCCGCTTCGGCGAGCCCGCGCCGCGCTACCTCGCTTACGTCGATCCGGGTCCGCCGGATAAGCGCGTGATCGCGCAGATGAACAAGGAGCTCGACGTCGTCCACGACATCGCGCCCGAAGGCATGTTCACGCTCGCGCGCCAGAACCCGACCTCGAAGGCGTGGTTCAAGGGTTTCCCGTTCGGGCATCCCGATCCCACGCTGCCGTCGGCGATCTTCAACACCCAGCTCGACATGTTCAAGAACAAGGACGTGCGTTGGGCGTTGACGCTGCTGGTCGACATCAAGGCCGTTTCGATGGCGTCCTATCGCGGTGCGGCGACGATCTCGCCGATCCACGTGCCGCCGACCGGCCGCCATCCGGAGACGTATCACCTCGCGATGCAGGATTGGCTCGCGGATTTCGAGATCGACACCGGCAAGCGCAAGATCAAGCCGTATGACCGGACGATGGCGCGCCAGATCGCGGACAGCTTGCGTCCGTCGATGGGCAACCAGATCCCGTCGGATCCGAAGGACATCGCGAAGGCCTTCGGGACCGGCTGGTGGAAGCCCGATCCGCAGGCGGCCACCGAATTGCTGGAGCGCGCGGGTTTCCGCAAGCAAGGCAATCAGTGGCTCAAGCCCGACGGCACGCCGTTCGTCATCCGCGTGGTGGTGGAAGGCGACGCGCGTCCGATCATGACCCGCGCGGGTTCGATGATCGCGCAAAGCTGGCGTCAGTTCGGGATCGACGCGCGCGTCGACGTGGCGGCGGGCACGCTGCTCACGCGCCGCGCGGCGGGCGATTTCGACGTGATCCTGAGCTGGAGCGTCGAGACCTGGGGCGGTCACCAGGATCTGTCCTTCTTCATGGACAGCTGGCACTCGGCCTATGTCGCGCCCCCGGGGCAATCGCAGCCTTCGCGCAACTGGCAGCGCTGGTCGCACCCGGAGCTCGACAAGATCATCGAACAGATCCGCGGGATCGACTTCGACGATCCCAAGGGCATCGAGCTCGGCAAGGAGTTCGTCAAGCTCGCGACGCGCGAAATGCCGGTGATCCCGCTGATGTCGTACAACGTGTTCACCGTGGCCGACGAAACCTACTGGACCGGTTTCCCGACCGCGGACAACCCGTACGCCAATCCGGTGCCGAACTGGGGTAACTCCCGCTACATGTTCGTGAAGATCAAGCCGAAGCAGTAA
- a CDS encoding ABC transporter permease — MRAYARYAFGRFLQFLLVVFIGINIAYIITHATPIDPVEHTVSVATAFGHTAPEAIESMRQSLRELYGLTGSPIEQYLNFWRRVLVADFGPSLSAFPSPVSTLIGRAIPWTVGLLGVATILTWIIGNLLGGLAGYYRRSRILKGFGIVAMALHPMPYYIAAILLLIVFGYLWPILPISGGSQMNVARGWSSEYILSVVRHSMLPLLSLLLVGLGGWFVGMRSLVSNVVTEDYVVYAELAGVSKRRILTAYVMRNAIAPQVTGLAISLGHVFSGALITERVFGYPGIGSLLVDGVHAGDYSLVLGVTTVSIVGVSLAVLVIDLIYPLIDPRVTVS, encoded by the coding sequence ATGCGCGCCTACGCCAGATATGCCTTCGGCCGGTTTTTGCAATTTCTGCTGGTCGTCTTCATCGGCATCAATATCGCCTATATCATCACGCATGCCACGCCGATCGATCCGGTGGAGCATACGGTTTCCGTCGCCACGGCTTTCGGGCACACGGCCCCCGAAGCGATCGAATCGATGCGCCAGTCGTTGCGCGAGCTCTATGGCCTGACCGGTTCGCCGATCGAGCAGTATCTGAATTTCTGGCGCCGCGTTCTGGTCGCCGATTTCGGACCTTCGCTCTCCGCCTTTCCGTCGCCCGTGTCGACGCTGATCGGGCGCGCCATTCCCTGGACGGTCGGTCTGTTGGGCGTGGCCACGATTCTCACCTGGATCATCGGCAATCTGCTGGGCGGTCTCGCCGGCTATTATCGCCGCAGCCGTATCCTTAAGGGCTTCGGCATCGTCGCGATGGCGCTGCATCCGATGCCCTACTATATCGCCGCGATCCTGCTGCTGATCGTGTTCGGCTATCTCTGGCCGATCCTGCCGATCTCGGGCGGTTCCCAGATGAACGTCGCGCGCGGCTGGTCGTCCGAATACATTCTGTCGGTCGTTCGCCATTCGATGCTGCCGCTGTTGTCGCTGCTGCTCGTCGGGCTGGGCGGCTGGTTCGTCGGCATGCGCAGCCTCGTGTCGAACGTCGTGACCGAGGATTACGTCGTCTACGCCGAACTCGCGGGCGTGTCGAAGCGGCGCATCCTGACCGCTTACGTGATGCGCAACGCAATCGCCCCGCAGGTCACCGGCCTCGCGATTTCGCTCGGCCATGTCTTCTCCGGGGCGCTGATCACCGAACGCGTGTTCGGTTATCCGGGCATCGGCTCGCTGCTGGTCGACGGCGTTCACGCCGGCGATTACAGCCTCGTCCTCGGCGTCACGACGGTGTCGATCGTCGGCGTTTCGCTCGCGGTGCTGGTCATCGACTTGATCTATCCGCTTATCGACCCTCGCGTCACGGTATCTTGA